The Ananas comosus cultivar F153 unplaced genomic scaffold, ASM154086v1, whole genome shotgun sequence nucleotide sequence AACTACCTCTTCTATTTACTCTAATTTTATCTTGTTATATCAAGTCCTATTTTTCTTAGGATTAACTCAACCTAGTCAAGAACTGAAATTTGCTTTTATCCTTTCAGACATTATACGAAagctttttcttcaaatttttttttaatctttttaataagggtaaaatatagaaaattctatgtaaatacttattttttcacttcctccacttgctttcaaatatatatatattttctcttctcaaaatttcaagttcatGAATTTACACGCTCTTCGCCAGAGTTCTGTTACTACCATTccgtccatttcttataatttatattgaatatACCCTTAAATTGTTagaaatgcataaaaaaaaaatttattttttccttaacAAGTAAAGAAAAGTTAGTCATcttagaaagtaaaaaaatatgaatattcacaagggaaggttttttttttattttagccaataaataaagttttaaggGTACAAAGCATTCTccaaatacataaataaataaagttttaaaagggTACAAAGCATTCTCCAAATACATAATACGAGTAGCTGAAAGCATGCACCAACTAATTTGATGCATCCACTTTTACACACACATACAttgagaataaaataaaataaaatacacatGCTATAAGATAACATCTGCATATATCGATCATCATTTTCAAATTTCCTCGAGCACGCACGGACGGATTGTTTAGAAGATCCGAGGCGGAAAATATGAAAGCATCAAGCTCGGTCGGTGCCTTGCAAAAAGTGCACAAGCTCACCTACATGATATGGAATTATTGAATCCTTTCTTCGACAACCTTGCCCTCTCGTCAGAACCGAATAGTAAAATTTGGGATGTGGCGAACCCTCGTGCGCCAGTCATTGCTGTGgtcgccttctcctcctcctcctcctcctcctcctcctcgtcgaaGCAGCTCAATAAGTTCCTCTGCTGGATACTCAATGTATAAATTCTTAAGGGTGGTAAGGTACTCGATGCCGTGGGGCAGCTCCTTTAGCTCTGGGCAACCGTATAGCCGAAGCTCATTCAGGCTTGCCATTGCTCCTCTTTCTATTTCCACCTGACTGAGCTTCGGGGAATGTGCTATTTCCAATTCCTTTAGCTTCGGGAATGATGTTGCTTGGAAGTGCAACATCATGCCATCATATGCCTTATAAAGTTCAAGAAGCATCAACGCGGGCAGTGCTTGCAGGTAAGGAAATGTATCTTCATCCAATTTTGCCCTTGAAAGTGTTAATCTGGTTAGGTTTGTTAGAGACCCAAAGGACATGGCAAGCTCAGGGACTGAGGTTTTGTCTAATTTACCCAACAGCCATAATTCTTGAATTGGTGGAGGTAGGCGCAGGGTGCCCAACTGCTGTAATTCTTCCCCATCTTCACTTTCGACACATAATTTGCTAAGATGGTTCATCTTTGTGATACTATTCCACAAGTCTGCACAGTGATGGGTTCTTACGCCTATTATCCCAAATTCCCGCAACTCTATCAAAGCTTTTACATTCCGCACAATCTCCTCAGTTGCACTAATATTTGCCAAACTCTGCAAGTCCTTCAAGCGCCTTATTCCCACCGGTGCCTTGATGCTCTTATCCATATTGTCGGGCAAATATAGATGTCTCAACTTTTGAAGCTCTGTTATTCCTTTTGGCAGCTTTTCTATTTCACTTCCATATGTATCTAACATTTGCAGATTTCGTAGCTTTCCAATTGATCTTGGAAGCTCCTTAATTTTTGTAGCTCTCAAACTAAGATAATGCAGGTTGAATAGGTTACAGATCTCACTCGGTAGTTTCTCGATTGGTGCTCCTTGTAGTTCCAAGACAcgtaaaaattttgatgatctTAAGACCGACTTCAGTAAATCATAGCTCATGGAATTTTTGAAAACAAGTACTGAACGCAAATGAGATTCGTCTTCAGGACGATAATTAGTTATATTGCATATGATTGACAAGCGGCGTGCTTTGGAACTCTGCAATTTTTTCTGTGAATGCTCGTAGACCATGCAGAAACTTAACTCCTTTGACTCCGAGAGAGCGAGGACTCGAATGATGTCATGCATTCGACATGCACAAACTCCACCGAATTCATTCCTCTTAACCACTTGTAGTAGGCAGCGATGAACAAGTTCGTTAAGGTAGTCCTCGGCCACTTCCTCCATCGTTCTTTCAGCTCTTTCTTCAATGAACCCTTCGGCCACCCAAAGCTGTATGAGCCTGAAACTTCCAATTTGACAATTTTCCGGAAAGCTAGAACAATATAAGAAGCAATTTCGAAGGTAATGGGGAAGATCGTCCAAACTAAGTTTCAAAATGTCATATACTTTTTCATGGAGCTTCGATGCGTTGTTGGTTAGATACCACGCAAGATCTTTGTAAACCTTCTCCCATTCAGAACCGGTTTGTTCTCGAAATGATAAGAGACGGGCTATAGATACGATAGCAAGGGGCAAGCCATCACACTTCTTGACAATTTTTTTAGCACATTGTTCTAAAGGTGGCGGGCAAATCTTGTTTGCACTTTTCCAAAATGCATTTTTGCAAAACAGATCCCACGAATGATCTGCCTCCAGTGGCTTTAGTTCAAACATATGGTTCTCGTTTGCTAATAGGGCTACATCGCGAATCCTTGTTGTGAGAACTATTCTACTCTTGCTATTACTATTCAGAAATGCATCTTTTACATTGTCCATTACATCAGTACTCCAAACATCATCCAAAATGAGTACATACAATTTATCCTGCAAGTAAGTGCGGATAGTCTCAACCAAGCTTCTATAATCCATGGTATCAATGTTGTTAGGTGCTTCTCTTTTCTCACGATCTTCCCTAAAAAACTCTTTTAAGATTTGTCTAAGCAAATCATGAGTCTCGTAACTCTGAGATACAGTAATCCAAGCACAAGCATCAAAGGTAGCTTTGATGATTTTGTACACGTGAGTTACGAGAGTTGTCTTCCCTAGACCGCCCATCCCGAACACTGAGATTATCATGGGCTGTCGTTGTTGCTCATCCTCATCTTTCAACCATCTAAGCAACAAGTCCCTATACTCGTCAGTACCAACGATATTATCTTCCTCGACAAAATGTGCTAATTCTGCACAGCTCTTGCTACCGCCAACAACTATTCGAGGTTTTGCTTCACTTTCCATTCCTTTCATATCATATCGTGTCCTTCTCTCCATAATGTTTTGGAACTTAATTTTGATCTCTTTAAGCCTCTGGCTAAGGTGATGCCAGGTTTTTATATTTCCGTACCTCTTGATTGCTGTGGGTAGAACCCCTCCTTGCTCCTCGCTTAGCTTATACGTGAACTCATCTATAATATCCTCAATGTCGAAAGCCAAGTCTCTTGTTtgttttataatgatttttgtgCTCTCATCCTTCTCTTTTAGTCTTTCTGCTATCCGTAGGAAGGCTTGCATGATCTCAAGCTCATCCTTAATGTCAC carries:
- the LOC109705374 gene encoding disease resistance protein RPM1-like — its product is MAEAVISSLVLKIGAALAIETTKSAASLFRTGMLAMKELMKDISDIKDELEIMQAFLRIAERLKEKDESTKIIIKQTRDLAFDIEDIIDEFTYKLSEEQGGVLPTAIKRYGNIKTWHHLSQRLKEIKIKFQNIMERRTRYDMKGMESEAKPRIVVGGSKSCAELAHFVEEDNIVGTDEYRDLLLRWLKDEDEQQRQPMIISVFGMGGLGKTTLVTHVYKIIKATFDACAWITVSQSYETHDLLRQILKEFFREDREKREAPNNIDTMDYRSLVETIRTYLQDKLYVLILDDVWSTDVMDNVKDAFLNSNSKSRIVLTTRIRDVALLANENHMFELKPLEADHSWDLFCKNAFWKSANKICPPPLEQCAKKIVKKCDGLPLAIVSIARLLSFREQTGSEWEKVYKDLAWYLTNNASKLHEKVYDILKLSLDDLPHYLRNCFLYCSSFPENCQIGSFRLIQLWVAEGFIEERAERTMEEVAEDYLNELVHRCLLQVVKRNEFGGVCACRMHDIIRVLALSESKELSFCMVYEHSQKKLQSSKARRLSIICNITNYRPEDESHLRSVLVFKNSMSYDLLKSVLRSSKFLRVLELQGAPIEKLPSEICNLFNLHYLSLRATKIKELPRSIGKLRNLQMLDTYGSEIEKLPKGITELQKLRHLYLPDNMDKSIKAPVGIRRLKDLQSLANISATEEIVRNVKALIELREFGIIGVRTHHCADLWNSITKMNHLSKLCVESEDGEELQQLGTLRLPPPIQELWLLGKLDKTSVPELAMSFGSLTNLTRLTLSRAKLDEDTFPYLQALPALMLLELYKAYDGMMLHFQATSFPKLKELEIAHSPKLSQVEIERGAMASLNELRLYGCPELKELPHGIEYLTTLKNLYIEYPAEELIELLRRGGGGGGGGGEGDHSNDWRTRVRHIPNFTIRF